A section of the Dyella terrae genome encodes:
- a CDS encoding transposase, with the protein MEKRQTFSPEFKREALRLMRTSGKPAAVVARELGIPRNRLYKWSLDERTKGQQAFRGSGRPKAGQDELSTLKREIARLKEENEILKKAAAYFARELP; encoded by the coding sequence ATGGAGAAGCGCCAGACGTTCAGCCCCGAGTTCAAGCGTGAAGCCCTTCGGCTGATGAGAACCAGTGGAAAGCCGGCGGCGGTGGTAGCGAGGGAGTTGGGTATTCCTCGCAACCGGCTGTACAAGTGGTCTCTCGATGAGCGAACCAAAGGTCAGCAGGCCTTTCGAGGAAGCGGCCGACCTAAGGCCGGCCAGGACGAGCTGAGTACGCTCAAGCGCGAAATCGCGCGCTTGAAGGAAGAGAACGAGATCCTAAAAAAAGCGGCGGCGTACTTCGCGCGAGAGCTGCCGTGA
- a CDS encoding phosphoribosyltransferase-like protein — protein MSERDNLLEGIAKTIQAYRQGELEEPSPLHVDRWARQFTPKNQIPFLREFQHVIAQTFLTKDVVIKFLSDLVTNEALAGKDPRSFWSQANVLRIQKDGQSQKEMVKLFATSLEAAYGLKLASCGTRGGAYIYLDDVLFGGGRVGTDLEDWIKNTAPPSSTVHVILIAYHRLGQYFVEKKLNRAAKDVGKRLNLKFWRLGELENRLNRRNESDVLWPSAAPDHPATQAYLHAQSQGKFPLQLRQPGGKFDLFSSEEGRQVLESEFLIAGVKIRSLSNLSDWFRPLGCGPFGAGFGALIATYRNCPNNCPLALWWGDPQQASGALDWYPLLQRKTYAAPENAFDVLYNSTN, from the coding sequence ATGAGCGAAAGGGACAATCTGCTGGAAGGCATAGCGAAGACTATCCAAGCCTATCGCCAAGGTGAACTGGAAGAGCCGAGTCCATTGCATGTGGATCGCTGGGCGAGACAGTTCACACCCAAGAATCAGATCCCCTTTCTCAGGGAGTTTCAGCATGTCATCGCGCAGACTTTTCTGACAAAAGACGTAGTCATCAAATTCCTGAGCGATTTGGTCACGAACGAAGCCTTGGCGGGTAAAGACCCCAGATCATTTTGGAGCCAGGCAAACGTGCTTCGAATCCAAAAAGACGGGCAAAGCCAGAAAGAAATGGTGAAGCTTTTCGCCACTTCCCTTGAGGCGGCGTATGGGCTGAAGCTAGCCAGCTGTGGCACTAGGGGTGGAGCGTACATATATCTGGACGACGTTTTATTCGGTGGTGGACGCGTAGGAACTGATCTGGAGGATTGGATCAAAAATACAGCTCCGCCAAGTTCGACCGTTCACGTAATCTTGATTGCGTATCACCGTCTCGGCCAGTATTTCGTTGAGAAAAAGCTGAACAGGGCTGCCAAAGACGTAGGCAAGAGACTCAACCTCAAATTCTGGCGCTTAGGAGAACTTGAGAACAGACTGAATCGAAGAAATGAATCCGATGTCCTTTGGCCGTCGGCCGCGCCAGATCATCCCGCGACACAGGCATACCTACACGCCCAAAGCCAGGGCAAATTCCCACTGCAATTACGCCAACCTGGTGGGAAATTTGATCTTTTCTCTTCTGAGGAAGGTCGACAAGTACTGGAGAGCGAGTTCCTTATTGCGGGTGTAAAGATTCGATCACTGTCCAATCTAAGTGATTGGTTCCGGCCACTTGGATGTGGACCCTTTGGCGCGGGCTTCGGGGCGTTGATAGCAACCTACCGAAATTGTCCAAACAATTGCCCACTGGCTCTTTGGTGGGGCGATCCCCAACAGGCATCTGGAGCATTAGATTGGTATCCGCTTCTGCAGAGAAAAACCTACGCAGCCCCGGAGAATGCGTTTGATGTCCTCTATAACTCCACGAACTGA
- a CDS encoding arylsulfatase produces MPRTHTKHWPIRILAILALGTACIAWAADKTPSQDPWGPTPKAPANAPIIVLILLDDVGYADPSSFGGVAQTATLDRIANEGIRFTNFNTTGMCSPTRASLLSGHNHHAVGFGRVADWATDTPGYNSAWNPQTASIARILKDRGYSTAAIGKWHNTPEWEVSPVGPFDRWPTGLGFEYFYGFMNPGGDNPWEPSSLYRGTTPVEPVHTPGIEYHLTTDLVDHAMHWVHTHQALAPDKPYFLYFATGGTHAPHQVPADWVAKYRGKFDQGWDVLREEIFARQKRLGIVPPDTDLTPRPAEVPAWDALSADEKTLYARQMEVFAAYLAHTDYEVGRLVDDIRKGPGGDNTLVIYVVGDNGASGMEGIQGLMDNTKDVRAQLAHLDELGSAKHFNDYSAAWAWVGSTPFRWMKEVASHFGGLRVAMAISWPTGMATHGGTFGGFTHTNDVVPTVLQLIGIAAPATVDGIKQLPMDGVSFADALKGKPIPPAHRVQYFEMLGNRALYSDGWMASARHMTLWLKPFKDSFDADTWELFDLSKDFSQAHDLAKRYPDKLAAMKAQFDREARRNHVYPLANYVEGKDYGAPTAYGSRTQFDFVPPMPRIPTKALPKLPRHSFTLTANVEVPETGADGVLVQYGSRLGGFAWYVRQGRLTFANNVGGNVQEWSADSTLQPGTQVLKLTFKLDADGKAGVVSLFEGERLVGQRRVEKLGASVLGSFGVGRGYTSAVSSAYALPFGFSGRLRSLALTLDRDR; encoded by the coding sequence ATGCCACGCACGCACACCAAACATTGGCCCATCCGCATCCTGGCCATCCTCGCGCTGGGCACCGCCTGCATCGCCTGGGCCGCTGATAAAACCCCATCGCAAGACCCATGGGGCCCCACACCCAAAGCGCCCGCCAACGCCCCCATCATCGTCCTCATCCTCTTGGACGACGTCGGTTACGCCGACCCCAGCAGCTTCGGCGGCGTGGCACAAACCGCCACCCTCGATCGCATCGCCAACGAGGGCATTCGCTTTACCAACTTCAACACTACCGGCATGTGCTCACCCACGCGCGCATCGCTGCTCTCCGGGCACAACCATCACGCCGTCGGCTTTGGTCGGGTGGCCGATTGGGCCACCGACACGCCCGGTTACAACTCCGCATGGAACCCGCAGACGGCGAGCATCGCCCGCATCCTCAAGGATCGCGGCTACAGCACCGCGGCCATCGGCAAGTGGCACAACACGCCGGAGTGGGAGGTGTCGCCGGTGGGGCCGTTTGATCGCTGGCCTACGGGGTTGGGCTTTGAGTACTTCTATGGCTTCATGAACCCCGGTGGCGACAACCCGTGGGAGCCTTCCAGCCTCTACCGCGGCACCACGCCGGTGGAGCCCGTGCACACCCCGGGCATCGAGTACCACCTCACCACCGATCTCGTAGACCACGCCATGCACTGGGTGCATACCCATCAAGCGCTCGCGCCCGACAAACCCTACTTCCTCTACTTCGCCACCGGTGGCACGCACGCGCCGCATCAGGTGCCGGCCGATTGGGTGGCGAAGTATCGCGGCAAGTTCGATCAGGGATGGGATGTGCTGCGCGAGGAGATCTTCGCGCGACAGAAGCGCCTGGGCATCGTGCCGCCCGACACGGATCTCACGCCGCGCCCTGCGGAAGTCCCCGCGTGGGATGCGCTCAGCGCGGATGAAAAGACACTCTACGCCCGCCAGATGGAAGTCTTCGCCGCGTACCTCGCGCATACCGACTACGAAGTGGGCCGCCTCGTCGACGACATCCGCAAAGGCCCCGGTGGCGACAACACGCTGGTCATCTACGTCGTCGGCGACAACGGTGCCAGCGGCATGGAAGGCATCCAGGGCCTGATGGACAACACCAAAGACGTCCGCGCACAACTCGCGCATCTGGACGAACTGGGCAGCGCCAAGCACTTCAACGACTACTCCGCCGCCTGGGCCTGGGTCGGCAGCACGCCGTTTCGGTGGATGAAGGAAGTGGCCTCGCACTTCGGTGGCCTGCGCGTGGCCATGGCCATCTCCTGGCCCACCGGCATGGCCACGCACGGCGGCACCTTCGGTGGCTTCACCCACACCAACGACGTCGTGCCCACCGTGCTGCAGCTCATCGGCATCGCGGCACCCGCCACCGTGGATGGCATCAAGCAGTTGCCGATGGACGGCGTCAGCTTTGCCGATGCGCTCAAGGGCAAGCCGATCCCGCCCGCGCACCGCGTGCAGTACTTCGAAATGCTGGGCAACCGCGCGCTGTACAGCGATGGCTGGATGGCCAGCGCGCGCCACATGACGCTCTGGCTGAAACCCTTCAAAGACAGCTTCGACGCCGACACCTGGGAGCTGTTCGATCTAAGCAAGGACTTCAGCCAGGCCCACGACCTGGCAAAACGCTATCCCGACAAGCTGGCGGCGATGAAGGCGCAGTTCGATCGCGAGGCACGACGCAACCATGTCTACCCGCTGGCCAACTACGTCGAAGGCAAGGACTACGGCGCACCCACCGCCTATGGTTCCCGCACGCAGTTCGACTTCGTGCCGCCCATGCCACGCATCCCAACCAAGGCACTCCCCAAGCTGCCCCGGCACAGCTTCACGCTGACGGCCAACGTGGAGGTGCCCGAGACTGGCGCTGACGGAGTGCTTGTCCAGTACGGCAGCCGCCTGGGCGGGTTCGCCTGGTATGTGCGACAGGGGCGCCTGACCTTTGCCAACAACGTGGGCGGAAACGTGCAGGAGTGGTCGGCGGACTCAACCCTTCAGCCGGGGACGCAGGTGCTGAAGTTGACGTTCAAGCTCGACGCGGATGGGAAGGCCGGGGTGGTCAGCTTGTTCGAAGGGGAGCGGTTGGTGGGGCAGCGGCGTGTGGAGAAGCTGGGGGCGTCGGTGTTAGGGAGCTTTGGGGTGGGGCGGGGGTATACGTCGGCGGTGAGTAGTGCGTATGCGCTGCCGTTTGGCTTTAGTGGGCGGCTACGGTCGTTGGCACTGACGCTTGATCGCGACCGATGA
- a CDS encoding NADAR family protein encodes MSSITPRTETPQNFRMYVRAEVVVVHKTRETFGGLSNMAPGFPIRINGVRIATSEALYQACRFPHLPNVQREIIEQHSPMTAKMKSKSHREDSREDWDQVRTKIMRWCLRVKLSQNFEEFSRLLLSTKDRSIVEQSSKDDYWGAKLMGVAHETLIGRNILGRLLMELREEIKNDAVGARQAVSPPNIPNFLFLGEKVVLQKEDRDSEDLAVRQTDLL; translated from the coding sequence ATGTCCTCTATAACTCCACGAACTGAGACGCCACAAAACTTCCGCATGTACGTGCGTGCGGAAGTCGTTGTTGTTCACAAAACCAGGGAGACTTTTGGCGGCTTATCAAACATGGCACCTGGCTTCCCGATTCGGATAAATGGGGTTCGGATAGCCACGTCTGAAGCGCTCTACCAAGCTTGTCGCTTCCCTCACCTTCCGAATGTACAACGCGAGATCATCGAGCAGCACAGTCCAATGACTGCGAAGATGAAGAGCAAATCTCATCGAGAGGACTCAAGGGAAGATTGGGACCAAGTACGCACAAAGATCATGCGCTGGTGCCTGCGAGTGAAGCTTTCACAAAACTTTGAAGAGTTCTCACGGCTTCTGCTTTCTACGAAAGATCGCTCAATTGTTGAGCAGTCGAGCAAGGACGACTACTGGGGCGCTAAGCTGATGGGCGTTGCCCATGAAACACTGATCGGAAGAAACATCCTTGGTCGACTCCTCATGGAATTGAGAGAGGAGATAAAGAATGATGCTGTTGGGGCACGACAAGCCGTGTCACCTCCCAATATTCCTAACTTCCTCTTCCTTGGCGAAAAAGTTGTGTTACAGAAAGAAGATCGTGATTCTGAGGACCTTGCGGTTAGACAGACGGACCTACTTTAG
- a CDS encoding ThiF family adenylyltransferase codes for MIDQDKAASRPMAVAAALTGRSIDDMAFHEQLVVLTGELRALRTPNGRWIFVDAVRLLLRVAGKLLIDIPEGLDDLTQEVRQICETCYVRQQPTIRIGQLDSDLSDAKAILNIGCQPRSGAPCVSVSANGWLCRATSGPASLDGDFSQANPISSLFAASIGVSEVFKRLIEMSDDISPPIENMTFSLFDHSDDPGDIGPTLPSTLEIPNTLLVGGGAIGSGVALLAAQLALRGKLHVVDKQQYADENMGTCVLMERNGWSKRGKAARLAEWISDNGSATASGERDFIADAASRETCQALAPSVVINGLDDVVARHDAQMLWPDIILDGGINNLGAAVVQHRLDNLGKACLRCTFKLPEVDTHAMQADLTGLDIRALIEPGRQLTAEDLESAAPDKRERLRKQMSEGKTICSIVSEAAMARLGVNLDAEFRPSVPFVATAAASLVMAEFAKYLLNPSAAYHQTTVFGSLFLGATSSARINRAADPSCLCVIHRETILSSKVRLRQHLEV; via the coding sequence ATGATTGACCAAGACAAGGCAGCGAGCAGACCCATGGCTGTAGCAGCAGCACTGACTGGCCGCTCAATCGACGATATGGCGTTCCATGAACAGCTTGTTGTGCTTACGGGAGAGCTGCGCGCCCTAAGGACTCCCAACGGGCGTTGGATCTTCGTGGACGCCGTTCGCCTTCTCCTACGCGTCGCGGGGAAACTGTTGATCGATATTCCAGAAGGCTTGGACGATCTAACGCAGGAAGTGCGCCAGATATGTGAGACCTGCTACGTCCGACAGCAGCCGACTATTCGTATCGGCCAACTCGACAGCGATCTATCAGATGCCAAGGCTATTCTCAACATCGGTTGCCAACCGCGATCGGGAGCCCCGTGCGTTTCTGTGAGCGCAAACGGATGGCTCTGTCGCGCGACGTCCGGCCCCGCGTCTCTTGATGGCGACTTTTCTCAAGCCAATCCGATATCCAGCCTTTTCGCCGCATCGATCGGTGTGTCGGAGGTCTTTAAACGTCTTATTGAAATGAGTGATGACATATCGCCACCGATCGAGAACATGACGTTCTCCCTATTCGACCATTCGGATGATCCCGGGGACATTGGCCCTACGCTGCCGAGCACGCTGGAGATCCCCAACACTCTCCTTGTAGGTGGCGGTGCCATAGGCTCAGGCGTCGCGCTCTTAGCGGCTCAGCTTGCTCTTCGAGGCAAATTGCACGTCGTTGACAAGCAACAGTACGCGGACGAAAACATGGGGACCTGTGTTCTTATGGAACGCAACGGCTGGTCCAAGCGAGGCAAGGCCGCACGATTGGCCGAGTGGATCTCGGACAATGGATCAGCGACCGCATCTGGTGAGAGAGACTTCATCGCCGATGCCGCCAGCCGCGAGACGTGCCAGGCGCTCGCCCCTAGCGTTGTCATCAATGGCCTTGACGACGTTGTAGCCCGCCATGATGCGCAGATGCTCTGGCCTGACATCATTCTGGACGGAGGTATAAACAACCTGGGTGCCGCAGTCGTTCAGCATCGACTCGACAATCTTGGCAAAGCTTGTCTAAGGTGCACGTTCAAGCTCCCTGAGGTTGATACCCACGCAATGCAGGCCGATCTGACCGGCCTGGATATCAGAGCGCTCATTGAGCCAGGCCGGCAATTGACCGCAGAGGATCTCGAAAGCGCCGCGCCGGATAAACGAGAGCGGCTCCGCAAGCAGATGTCGGAAGGCAAGACCATATGCTCGATCGTCAGCGAGGCAGCCATGGCGCGGCTCGGCGTCAACTTGGACGCTGAGTTCAGGCCGTCGGTACCTTTCGTAGCCACTGCTGCGGCAAGCCTTGTGATGGCCGAGTTTGCCAAATACCTACTCAATCCAAGCGCCGCCTACCACCAAACAACCGTCTTTGGCAGCCTATTCTTGGGTGCGACGAGCTCAGCAAGAATCAATCGCGCGGCAGATCCAAGCTGCCTCTGCGTCATCCATCGTGAGACCATCCTTTCCTCAAAAGTTCGACTGAGGCAGCATCTTGAAGTCTAG
- a CDS encoding XRE family transcriptional regulator has protein sequence MIGKRLKRAREAAGLSLRDLEAVIKNEVSAQAIGKYERDEMMPGSSALLALAKALRVSTDYLLSTREIELCGVDFRKAPQAGAKDEKAVGAAVLDHIERYLELEELMPDIHDEWTALKCAEFTIDCIEAAESAAEKLREVWKLGIDPIQNMAELLEDKGVKVVSLDLPVDVSGSKAFIKATDIPDLPIIVVNKAHNGERQRFTMAHELAHLVLSPIGLSDQDQERAADRFAGAFLMAKEILLKLLGGHRTAISLGELTELKKIFKVSIASLIVRCSQIGAISKALYGRLFGQIKALGWNSLGSTEPGTLAPEAPQRMERLCMRAISEGAISMAKAAELLRTNIRELEERLTAQEA, from the coding sequence ATGATCGGTAAGCGACTGAAGAGGGCAAGAGAAGCCGCAGGGCTATCTCTTAGGGACCTCGAAGCAGTCATCAAAAACGAGGTTTCGGCTCAAGCGATTGGCAAGTACGAGCGTGACGAGATGATGCCTGGCTCATCGGCGCTTCTAGCCTTGGCCAAGGCTTTACGAGTGAGCACTGACTATCTGCTAAGTACTAGGGAAATTGAACTTTGCGGCGTCGACTTCCGGAAGGCGCCTCAGGCCGGGGCAAAAGACGAAAAGGCTGTGGGAGCGGCGGTTCTTGACCATATAGAAAGGTATCTAGAGCTCGAGGAATTGATGCCAGATATCCACGATGAGTGGACGGCATTGAAATGTGCAGAATTCACGATCGATTGCATCGAGGCTGCGGAAAGCGCAGCTGAGAAATTGCGCGAGGTCTGGAAGCTCGGCATTGATCCCATTCAGAACATGGCTGAGCTCTTAGAAGACAAGGGGGTCAAGGTTGTCTCCTTGGATCTTCCGGTAGACGTTTCGGGTTCCAAGGCTTTCATTAAAGCGACTGACATTCCCGACTTGCCGATCATCGTTGTGAATAAGGCGCATAACGGAGAGCGGCAACGGTTCACGATGGCTCATGAACTCGCCCATCTGGTTCTAAGTCCAATTGGCTTGAGCGATCAAGATCAAGAGAGGGCAGCGGATCGATTTGCAGGCGCGTTTTTAATGGCGAAAGAGATCCTCCTGAAGCTACTCGGGGGACATCGAACGGCCATTTCTTTGGGAGAGCTCACCGAGCTCAAGAAGATCTTCAAGGTGAGCATCGCCTCTCTGATTGTGCGGTGTTCTCAGATCGGGGCGATTTCGAAGGCTTTGTACGGCCGCCTTTTTGGTCAGATCAAAGCACTGGGGTGGAACTCCCTGGGCTCTACTGAACCAGGGACCCTAGCGCCGGAGGCGCCACAGCGAATGGAGCGGCTTTGTATGCGGGCCATTTCGGAAGGCGCTATCTCTATGGCCAAAGCTGCCGAGCTTCTGCGCACCAATATTCGAGAGCTTGAAGAACGTCTGACGGCGCAAGAGGCTTAA